Proteins encoded within one genomic window of Anopheles gambiae chromosome 3, idAnoGambNW_F1_1, whole genome shotgun sequence:
- the LOC3291440 gene encoding cytochrome c oxidase copper chaperone: protein MGQSVSLMPHVAASTVDTASTPATTKEKPKCKACCACPETKRARDACIMENGEEKCSELIEKHKQCMRDMGFNI, encoded by the coding sequence ATGGGTCAGTCGGTCAGTTTGATGCCGCACGTAGCCGCCTCGACGGTAGACACAGCCAGCACACCAGCGACCACCAAAGAAAAGCCCAAGTGCAAAGCGTGCTGTGCCTGTCCCGAGACGAAAAGGGCCCGCGATGCGTGCATAATGGAGAACGGGGAGGAAAAGTGCTCCGAGCTGATAGAGAAACATAAACAGTGCATGCGGGACATGGGCTTCAATATTTAA
- the LOC133393877 gene encoding ADP-ribosylation factor-like protein 6 isoform X1, which translates to MGLFDKLANMLKMKKEQINILVVGLNNSGKSTIVNHFKNPNERTSIVVPTVGFSVERFEICLLIPDQGVFFTAFDMSGATRYRSLWEHHFKSCQGIVFVIDSSDRMRLVVVKDELEILLQHPDIANRRVPILFFANKMDCTDALSSVKIAAGLGLEKIKDKPWHISSSNALTGEGLQDGVQWMVHQIRECVANSKEHR; encoded by the exons ATGGGGCTGTTCGATAAGCTGGCCAACATGCTGAAGATGAAAAAGGAGCAGATCAACATACTGGTGGTGGGATTGAACAACAGCGGCAAGTCGACGATAGTGAACCATTTCAAAAatccgaacgaacgaacgtcgATCGTGGTACCGACGGTGGGATTCAGTGTGGAGCGTTTTGAAA TTTGCCTTTTAATTCCAGATCAGGGAGTGTTCTTTACCGCGTTCGATATGTCCGGCGCCACGCGGTACCGCAGCCTGTGGGAGCATCACTTCAAATCCTGCCAGGGAATAGTGTTTGTGATCGATTCCAGCGATCGGATGCGGTTGG TGGTTGTGAAGGACGAACTGGAAATACTACTACAGCACCCAGACATTGCCAACCGGCGCGTGCCCATCCTTTTCTTTGCCAACAAGATGGACTGCACCGATGCGCTGTCGAGCGTGAAGATTGCGGCCGGGCTGGGGCTGGAAAAGATCAAAGACAAACCGTGGCACATTAGCTCGAGCAATGCGCTCACCGGGGAGGGGCTGCAGGATGGCGTCCAGTGGATGGTGCATCAGATCAGAGAGTGTGTAGCGAACAGCAAGGAGCATCGGTAG
- the LOC1280821 gene encoding trifunctional enzyme subunit beta, mitochondrial yields the protein MAYNLVNVAKSTSSLTGTLAKTALRSISTSNTVYEPRRLPDKTGKNVVLVDGVRTPFLTSGSDYSKLMPHELARHSLLSLLRKTKVDKEVIDYIVYGTVIQEVKTSNIAREAALSAGFSNKTPAHTVTMACISSNQAITTGMGLIATGTYDAIVAGGVEFMSDVPIRHSRKMRSLMLRANKAKTLGQRLQLLSTIRPDFFAPELPAVAEFSSGETMGHSADRLAAAFNASRQEQDDYALRSHTLAKEAQDKGYFTDLVPFKVSGVDKTIEKDNGIRVSTKESLAKLKPAFVKPYGTVTAANASFLTDGASACLVMTEEKAKALGLRPKAYLRDFLYVSQDPIDQLLLGPAYGIPKLLKKAGLTLKDIDTWEIHEAFAGQIIANLKALDSDYFCKNYLGLNEKFGAPDMSKWNNWGGSLSIGHPFAATGVRLCMHTANRLVRENGQLGMIAACAAGGQGVAMLLERHPDANAE from the exons ATGGCTTACAATCTAGTGAACGTCGCCAAATCTACCTCCTCCCTGACGGGAACGCTCGCCAAAACCG cccttcgtagcatcagcaccagcaacacTGTGTACGAGCCGCGCCGTTTGCCGGACAAGACGGGCAAGAATGTAGTGCTGGTCGATGGGGTCCGTACGCCCTTCCTGACGTCCGGCTCGGACTACTCGAAGCTGATGCCGCACGAGCTAGCCCGTCATTCGCTGCT GAGCCTGCTGCGCAAAACGAAGGTAGACAAGGAGGTGATCGACTACATCGTGTACGGCACGGTCATTCAGGAGGTGAAAACGTCCAACATTGCCCGCGAAGCGGCCCTCAGCGCCGGGTTTAGCAACAAAACGCCGGCCCACACCGTCACGATGGCCTGCATCAGCTCGAACCAGGCCATCACGACCGGTATGGGGCTGATCGCGACCGGCACGTACGACGCGATCGTAGCCGGCGGTGTCGAGTTCATGTCGGACGTCCCGATCCGCCACAGCCGCAAAATGCGGTCGCTGATGCTGCGCGCCAACAAGGCGAAAACGTTGGGCCAGCGGCTCCAGCTGCTGTCCACGATTCGGCCGGACTTTTTCGCCCCCGAGCTGCCGGCGGTGGCCGAATTCTCGTCCGGCGAAACGATGGGCCACTCGGCGGATCGGCTCGCGGCGGCCTTCAATGCGTCGCGCCAGGAGCAGGACGATTACGCGCTCCGGTCGCACACGCTCGCGAAGGAAGCGCAGGACAAGGGCTACTTCACCGATCTGGTCCCGTTCAAGGTGTCCGGGGTGGACAAAACGATCGAGAAGGACAACGGGATCCGCGTGTCGACGAAGGAGTCGCTCGCGAAGCTGAAGCCGGCGTTCGTGAAACCGTACGGCACGGTGACCGCTGCCAATGCGTCCTTCCTGACCGACGGTGCGTCCGCCTGTCTGGTGATGACGGAGGAGAAGGCCAAGGCGCTCGGTTTGCGCCCGAAGGCGTACCTGCGCGACTTCCTGTACGTGTCGCAGGACCCGATCGATCAGCTGCTGCTCGGACCGGCGTACGGCATCCCGAAGCTGCTGAAGAAAGCGGGTCTCACACTGAAGGACATCGATACGTGGGAAATTCATGAAGCATTTGCT GGACAAATCATTGCCAACCTGAAAGCGCTCGATTCCGACTACTTCTGCAAGAACTATCTGGGACTGAACGAAAAGTTCGGTGCGCCTGATATGTCCAAGTGGAACAACTGGGGCGGATCGCTCTCCATCGGACATCCGTTCGCCGCCACCGGCGTTCGTTTGTGCATGCATACG GCAAACCGTCTGGTGCGCGAAAACGGACAGCTCGGTATGATTGCTGCCTGTGCCGCCGGTGGACAGGGTGTAGCTATGCTGCTCGAACGACACCCCGATGCCAACGCGGAGTAA
- the LOC5667925 gene encoding small integral membrane protein 20, whose amino-acid sequence MAPIVLKGRNYALLVGGIVGFIALACYPIIVHPMLHPEEYKKAQQVNRAGIKQEEIQPGNMRVWSDPFKPREDIKR is encoded by the exons ATGGCACCGATCGTTCTGAAGGGAAGAAACTATGCCCTGCTCGTCGGCGGCATCGTGGGCTTCATCGCACTGGCCTGCTATCCAATCATCGTGCATCCGATGCTGCATCCGGAGGAATACA AAAAAGCGCAACAGGTCAACCGAGCGGGTATCAAGCAGGAAGAAATCCAGCCAGGAA ACATGCGAGTCTGGAGTGATCCCTTCAAACCGCGGGAAGACATTAAGCGATAA
- the LOC133393877 gene encoding ADP-ribosylation factor-like protein 6 isoform X2, with amino-acid sequence MGLFDKLANMLKMKKEQINILVVGLNNSGKSTIVNHFKNPNERTSIVVPTVGFSVERFENQGVFFTAFDMSGATRYRSLWEHHFKSCQGIVFVIDSSDRMRLVVVKDELEILLQHPDIANRRVPILFFANKMDCTDALSSVKIAAGLGLEKIKDKPWHISSSNALTGEGLQDGVQWMVHQIRECVANSKEHR; translated from the exons ATGGGGCTGTTCGATAAGCTGGCCAACATGCTGAAGATGAAAAAGGAGCAGATCAACATACTGGTGGTGGGATTGAACAACAGCGGCAAGTCGACGATAGTGAACCATTTCAAAAatccgaacgaacgaacgtcgATCGTGGTACCGACGGTGGGATTCAGTGTGGAGCGTTTTGAAA ATCAGGGAGTGTTCTTTACCGCGTTCGATATGTCCGGCGCCACGCGGTACCGCAGCCTGTGGGAGCATCACTTCAAATCCTGCCAGGGAATAGTGTTTGTGATCGATTCCAGCGATCGGATGCGGTTGG TGGTTGTGAAGGACGAACTGGAAATACTACTACAGCACCCAGACATTGCCAACCGGCGCGTGCCCATCCTTTTCTTTGCCAACAAGATGGACTGCACCGATGCGCTGTCGAGCGTGAAGATTGCGGCCGGGCTGGGGCTGGAAAAGATCAAAGACAAACCGTGGCACATTAGCTCGAGCAATGCGCTCACCGGGGAGGGGCTGCAGGATGGCGTCCAGTGGATGGTGCATCAGATCAGAGAGTGTGTAGCGAACAGCAAGGAGCATCGGTAG
- the LOC1280823 gene encoding peroxiredoxin-6 encodes MRIGATIPNFQADSTKGPIDFYEWIGDSWCVLFSHPADFTPVCTTELGRIAVHQEHFEKRNVKVLAHSVDDLKCHVDWVNDIKSYCPDIIGNFPYPIIADPSRDLAVRFGMLDEKDKDNVELAQTVRALFIISPDKRVRLTMHYPTSTGRNVDEILRVIDSLQLTDRLKVIATPANWTPGTKVMILPSVSEEDADKLFPNGIERVSMPSGNVYVRTTTDYE; translated from the exons ATGCGTATCGGAGCGACCATTCCCAACTTTCAGGCGGATTCCACCAAGGGACCGATCGATTTCTACGAATGGATCGGTGATTC TTGGTGCGTTTTATTCTCGCATCCGGCCGATTTCACGCCAGTCTGTACGACGGAGCTCGGACGCATTGCGGTACATCAGGAGCATTTCGAAAAGCGCAATGTGAAGGTCCTGGCGCATTCGGTGGATGATCTCAAGTGTCACGTGGACTGGGTTaat GACATCAAGTCATACTGTCCGGATATTATCGGCAACTTCCCGTACCCGATCATAGCCGACCCGAGCCGCGATTTGGCGGTCCGGTTCGGCATGCTGGACGAGAAGGACAAGGACAACGTGGAGCTGGCGCAAACGGTGCGCGCCCTGTTCATCATCAGCCCCGACAAGCGGGTGCGCCTGACGATGCATTATCCAACGTCTACGGGGCGTAATGTCGA CGAAATTCTGCGCGTCATCGATTCGCTACAGCTGACAGACCGATTGAAGGTGATTGCAACGCCTGCTAACTGGACG CCCGGCACGAAGGTCATGATACTGCCCAGCGTAAGCGAGGAGGACGCGGACAAACTGTTCCCGAACGGAATCGAACGCGTCTCGATGCCCTCCGGTAATGTGTACGTGCGCACGACGACCGATTACGAGTAA